One Bradyrhizobium sp. CCGB12 genomic window carries:
- the pgl gene encoding 6-phosphogluconolactonase, producing MAAADQPKLIVAADTEALAQTAAERVMTRIAANPGRIAICLTGGSSPKKLYQLLGSDAWRGRIPWDRVHWFIGDERFVPESDPLNNMAVARAAFLDRSAPSGHVHPIPTTADNPDRSAEAYAHELQAFYGTEKLDPARPLFDMVLMGAGPDGHTASLFPGYPEIEETERWVVGVPKANVAPFVPRVSLTLTVLASCREMLFEIAGHDKQAILTRLLNGETLPALRARSNGETVWLVDQAALPEGIRGGR from the coding sequence ATGGCAGCAGCCGACCAGCCGAAGCTGATCGTCGCGGCCGACACCGAGGCCCTGGCGCAGACCGCGGCCGAACGCGTGATGACACGGATCGCCGCCAACCCTGGGCGCATCGCGATCTGCCTGACCGGCGGCTCCAGCCCGAAGAAGCTCTATCAATTGCTCGGCAGCGATGCCTGGCGCGGCAGGATTCCGTGGGACCGCGTGCACTGGTTCATCGGCGACGAGCGCTTTGTCCCCGAAAGCGATCCGCTCAACAACATGGCGGTCGCGCGCGCGGCCTTTCTCGATCGCAGTGCACCCTCCGGCCATGTCCACCCCATCCCGACCACGGCCGACAATCCCGATCGCAGCGCCGAGGCCTATGCGCACGAGCTGCAAGCCTTTTACGGCACTGAAAAGCTCGATCCGGCGCGGCCGCTATTCGACATGGTCCTGATGGGCGCGGGCCCGGACGGCCACACCGCCTCGCTGTTTCCCGGCTACCCCGAAATCGAGGAGACCGAGCGCTGGGTCGTCGGGGTGCCCAAGGCCAATGTCGCGCCTTTCGTGCCGCGGGTCTCGCTCACCCTGACCGTTCTGGCCTCCTGCCGCGAAATGCTGTTCGAGATTGCCGGGCACGACAAGCAGGCGATCTTGACGCGCCTCCTCAATGGCGAGACTCTGCCGGCGTTACGCGCGCGCTCGAATGGTGAGACCGTCTGGCTGGTCGACCAGGCCGCGCTTCCGGAGGGAATTCGTGGCGGGCGTTGA
- the gnd gene encoding phosphogluconate dehydrogenase (NAD(+)-dependent, decarboxylating) — protein sequence MQLGMIGLGRMGGNIVRRLMRHGHSTVVYDKDAKAVAGLAADGATGSATLEEFVSKLERPRTAWVMLPAGRITETTIETIAGVMQAGDVIIDGGNTFWQDDVRRGKALQERGIHYVDVGTSGGVWGLDRGYCMMIGGEKQVVDRLDPIFAALAPGAGDIPRTEGREGRDPRIERGYIHAGPVGAGHFVKMIHNGIEYGLMQAYAEGFDILRNANIEALPSDHRYDFDLADIAEVWRRGSVIPSWLLDLTSTALADSPQLAEYSGFVEDSGEGRWTVNAAIDEAVPAEVLTAALYTRFRSRKEHTFAEKILSAMRAGFGGHKEPKQPGASKPK from the coding sequence ATGCAACTCGGCATGATCGGCCTCGGCCGGATGGGCGGCAACATCGTTCGCCGCCTGATGCGTCACGGACATTCGACCGTGGTCTACGACAAGGACGCCAAGGCCGTCGCAGGCCTTGCCGCCGACGGTGCAACAGGATCGGCGACGCTCGAGGAATTCGTCTCGAAACTCGAGCGTCCGCGCACGGCCTGGGTGATGCTGCCTGCAGGGCGCATCACCGAGACCACGATCGAGACGATCGCCGGTGTGATGCAGGCTGGCGACGTCATCATCGACGGCGGCAACACCTTCTGGCAGGACGATGTTCGCCGCGGCAAGGCGCTGCAGGAGCGCGGCATCCACTATGTCGACGTCGGCACCTCCGGCGGCGTCTGGGGTCTCGACCGCGGCTATTGCATGATGATCGGCGGCGAGAAACAGGTGGTCGACCGGCTGGATCCGATCTTCGCCGCACTGGCGCCCGGCGCCGGCGACATTCCGCGCACGGAGGGACGCGAGGGGCGCGATCCCCGCATCGAGCGGGGCTACATCCATGCCGGCCCGGTCGGCGCCGGCCACTTCGTCAAGATGATCCACAACGGCATCGAATACGGCTTGATGCAAGCCTATGCCGAAGGTTTCGACATCCTCAGGAACGCCAATATCGAGGCACTGCCTTCCGATCACCGCTACGATTTCGATCTCGCCGACATCGCCGAAGTGTGGCGGCGCGGCAGCGTGATCCCATCCTGGCTGCTCGACCTCACCTCCACCGCGCTCGCCGACAGCCCGCAGCTCGCGGAATATTCCGGCTTCGTCGAGGATTCCGGGGAAGGCCGCTGGACCGTGAATGCGGCCATCGATGAAGCGGTGCCTGCCGAAGTTTTGACCGCGGCGCTCTACACACGTTTCCGTTCCCGCAAGGAACACACCTTTGCCGAAAAAATTCTCTCCGCGATGCGTGCGGGGTTCGGCGGCCACAAGGAGCCGAAGCAGCCGGGCGCTTCAAAACCCAAGTAA
- the zwf gene encoding glucose-6-phosphate dehydrogenase, with protein sequence MTKDPQAKRKPENCAFVIFGVTGDLTHRLVIPSLYNLAAEHLLPEKFCVVGVARSGQSDDELRESLMKGLREFATRPVDDDVAKRLLECVTFVEADPKDPSSFDRLHAHLDSLECSRGTGGNRLFYLATPPAAFAPTARELGRTGLMKENGAWRRLVIEKPFGTDLASARALNAELLKIMDEHQIYRIDHYLGKETVQNILVLRFANGMFEPIWNRNHIDHIQITVEEKLGVGHRGGFYDATGALRDMVPNHLFQLMSLVAMEPPARFDAHSVRSEKAEVLTAIQRPNQEEALKSSVRAQYLSGRIGDDEIPDYRKTEDVKPGSTTETFVALKLMIDNWRWAGVPFYLRTGKALGHKRTEVAIKFKQAPLSMFSGTTVDRLSQNFLTIGIAPTETIELQFNAKIPGPSVTIDGVEMKFRYGDYFRADPSTGYETLIYDCMIGDNILFQRADGIEAGWQAVQPFLDAWKSAGTNGVETYEAGSDGPACADELLRRDGRSWRKYS encoded by the coding sequence GTGACAAAAGACCCGCAAGCAAAGCGCAAGCCGGAAAATTGCGCCTTCGTCATCTTTGGGGTGACCGGCGATCTCACTCACCGCCTCGTGATTCCGTCGCTCTACAATCTCGCCGCCGAACACCTGCTGCCGGAAAAGTTCTGCGTCGTCGGCGTGGCCCGCAGCGGCCAGTCGGATGACGAGCTGCGCGAGAGCCTGATGAAGGGCCTGCGCGAATTCGCGACGCGTCCCGTGGACGACGACGTCGCCAAGCGGCTTTTGGAATGCGTGACCTTCGTCGAGGCGGATCCCAAGGATCCGTCCTCCTTCGATCGCTTGCACGCGCATCTGGATTCGCTGGAATGCTCGCGAGGCACCGGCGGCAACCGGCTGTTCTACCTCGCCACCCCGCCCGCGGCTTTCGCACCGACCGCGCGTGAGCTCGGCCGCACAGGGCTGATGAAGGAGAACGGTGCCTGGCGGCGCCTCGTGATCGAGAAGCCGTTCGGCACCGACCTCGCCTCGGCCCGCGCGCTGAATGCCGAGCTCTTGAAGATCATGGACGAGCACCAGATCTACCGGATTGATCATTACCTCGGCAAGGAAACGGTGCAGAACATCCTGGTGCTGCGCTTTGCCAACGGCATGTTCGAGCCGATCTGGAATCGCAACCACATCGACCACATCCAGATCACGGTGGAGGAGAAGCTCGGCGTCGGCCATCGCGGCGGCTTCTACGACGCCACCGGCGCACTGCGCGACATGGTACCGAACCATCTGTTCCAGCTGATGTCGCTGGTCGCAATGGAGCCGCCGGCGCGCTTCGACGCGCATTCGGTTCGCTCCGAAAAGGCCGAGGTGCTCACCGCGATCCAGCGGCCAAACCAGGAGGAAGCGCTGAAGAGCTCGGTGCGCGCACAATATCTCTCGGGACGCATCGGCGATGACGAGATCCCTGACTATCGCAAGACCGAGGACGTCAAGCCCGGCAGTACCACCGAAACCTTTGTCGCGCTGAAACTGATGATCGACAATTGGCGCTGGGCCGGCGTGCCGTTCTATCTGCGTACCGGCAAGGCGCTCGGCCACAAGCGCACGGAGGTCGCGATCAAGTTCAAGCAGGCGCCGCTGTCGATGTTTTCAGGCACGACAGTCGATCGCCTGTCGCAGAATTTCCTCACCATCGGCATCGCGCCGACCGAGACCATCGAGCTTCAGTTCAACGCCAAGATTCCGGGGCCGAGTGTCACCATTGACGGTGTCGAGATGAAATTCCGCTACGGCGACTATTTCCGCGCCGATCCCTCAACCGGCTACGAGACGCTGATCTATGACTGCATGATCGGCGACAACATCCTGTTCCAACGCGCCGACGGCATCGAGGCTGGATGGCAGGCGGTGCAGCCGTTCCTGGACGCCTGGAAGAGCGCGGGCACCAACGGCGTTGAAACCTATGAAGCCGGCAGCGACGGCCCGGCCTGTGCCGACGAGTTGCTCCGGCGCGACGGGCGAAGCTGGCGGAAGTACTCGTGA
- a CDS encoding YeaH/YhbH family protein, with amino-acid sequence MHIIDRRLNPGGKSLENRQRFLRRAKSLVQGAVKKTSQERDIKDVLEGGEVTIPLDGMHEPRFRREGGTRDMVLPGNKKFIEGDYLQRSGQGSAKDSGPGEGDSEDAFRFVLSRDEFVDLFLDDLELPDLAKRKIAQTESEGIQRAGYTTSGSPANISVSRTVQLALARRIALRRPRKSEIEELEAEIAACTDEDVRIELLDKLAKLKAKSKRIPFIDPLDIRYRRYEKVPRPVAQAVMFCLMDVSGSMSEHMKDLAKRFYMLLYVFLKRRYKHVEIVFIRHTDRAEEVDEQTFFYGPASGGTLVSSALQAMHEIVRERFNPSDWNIYAAQASDGDNSYSDGELTGMLLTDKILPVCQFFAYLEVGESGGSAFDLSDSSLWTLYDRLRNNGAPLSMRKVSERSEIFPVFHDLFQRRQTTQEKAAP; translated from the coding sequence ATTCACATTATTGACAGGCGCCTGAATCCAGGCGGCAAGAGTCTTGAGAACCGGCAGCGGTTCTTGCGTCGGGCCAAATCCCTGGTGCAGGGCGCCGTCAAGAAGACCTCGCAGGAACGCGACATCAAGGACGTCCTGGAGGGTGGTGAGGTCACGATCCCGCTCGACGGCATGCACGAGCCGCGCTTCCGCCGCGAAGGCGGCACGCGCGACATGGTGTTGCCCGGAAACAAGAAGTTCATCGAGGGCGACTACCTCCAGCGGTCCGGCCAGGGCAGCGCCAAGGATTCCGGCCCGGGCGAGGGCGACAGCGAGGACGCCTTCCGCTTCGTGCTGAGCCGTGACGAGTTCGTCGACCTCTTCCTGGATGACCTCGAGCTGCCCGATCTTGCCAAGCGCAAGATCGCGCAGACCGAGAGCGAGGGCATCCAACGCGCCGGCTACACCACCTCGGGCTCGCCCGCCAACATCTCGGTGAGCCGGACGGTGCAGCTCGCACTCGCCCGCCGCATCGCGCTCCGCCGTCCCCGCAAGAGCGAGATCGAGGAGCTCGAGGCCGAGATCGCCGCGTGCACCGACGAGGATGTTCGCATCGAGCTGCTGGACAAGCTCGCGAAGCTCAAGGCGAAGTCCAAACGCATTCCCTTCATCGACCCGCTCGATATCCGCTACCGCCGCTACGAGAAGGTGCCGCGGCCCGTGGCGCAAGCCGTGATGTTCTGTCTGATGGACGTCTCCGGTTCGATGTCCGAGCACATGAAGGATCTGGCCAAGCGCTTCTACATGCTGCTCTATGTGTTCCTGAAGCGGCGCTACAAGCATGTCGAGATCGTCTTCATCCGCCACACCGACCGCGCCGAGGAGGTGGACGAGCAGACCTTCTTCTACGGTCCGGCCTCGGGCGGCACGCTGGTCTCCAGCGCGCTCCAGGCGATGCATGAGATCGTGCGCGAGCGCTTCAATCCCTCGGACTGGAACATCTACGCTGCGCAAGCCTCGGACGGTGACAATTCCTATTCCGACGGCGAGCTCACCGGCATGCTGCTGACCGACAAGATCCTGCCGGTCTGCCAGTTCTTTGCCTACCTCGAGGTCGGCGAATCCGGCGGCAGCGCCTTCGATCTCTCCGATTCCTCGCTCTGGACCCTTTACGACCGCCTGCGCAACAACGGCGCACCGCTCTCGATGCGCAAGGTCTCGGAGCGCAGCGAGATCTTCCCGGTGTTCCACGACCTGTTCCAGCGCCGCCAAACTACTCAGGAGAAGGCCGCTCCATGA
- a CDS encoding PrkA family serine protein kinase, whose product MYNDSLFNAFARSFEARSQHDMSMAEYLESCRSDPMKYANAAERLLAAIGDPQTIDTAKDTRLGRIFLNRTIRTYPAFAGFYGMEETIERIVGFFRHAAQGLEERKQILYLLGPVGGGKSSLAERLKSLMEVHPIYVLKAGDELSPVFESPLSLFDPDHLGPMLEEKYGIPRRRLTGLMSPWCYKRLEAFGGDISQFRVAKIQPSRLRQIAISKTEPGDENNQDISSLVGKVDIRKLETYAQNDPDAYSYSGGLNRANQGILEFVEMFKAPIKMLHPLLTATQEGNYIGTENIGAIPFTGVILAHSNEAEWASFKANKNNEAFIDRICVIKVPYCLRVTEEQKIYEKLIQGSELAAAPCAPSTLETLARFSVMSRLRKHENSTLFGKMRVYDGESLKESDPKARSVQEYRDAAGVDEGMDGVSTRFAFKILAATFNHDPQEVAADAVHLMYALEQSIRREQLPEEVEKRYLEFIKAELAPRYAEFIGNEIQKAYLESYSDYGQNLFDRYVDYADAWIEDQDFKDPDTGQLLDRELLNQELTKIEKPAGIANPKDFRNEVVKFSLRSRAQNGGKNPTWTSYEKIRDVIEKRIFSQVEDLLPVISFGSKKDGETEKKHGEFVARMVERGYTERQVRRLVEWYMRVKQAG is encoded by the coding sequence ATGTACAACGATTCTCTATTCAACGCTTTCGCTCGGTCGTTCGAGGCGAGAAGCCAGCACGACATGTCGATGGCGGAATATCTGGAATCGTGTCGAAGCGATCCCATGAAATACGCGAACGCGGCCGAACGACTGCTAGCTGCCATCGGTGACCCCCAGACGATCGACACGGCCAAGGATACCCGCCTTGGCCGTATTTTTTTGAATCGCACGATCCGCACCTACCCGGCCTTCGCCGGCTTCTACGGCATGGAAGAAACCATCGAGCGCATCGTCGGCTTCTTCCGTCACGCAGCTCAAGGTCTCGAAGAGCGCAAGCAGATCCTCTATCTGCTCGGCCCGGTCGGCGGCGGCAAATCCTCGCTCGCCGAGCGGCTGAAGTCGCTGATGGAAGTGCATCCGATCTACGTGCTGAAGGCCGGCGACGAACTCTCACCCGTGTTCGAGAGCCCGCTCAGCCTGTTCGATCCCGATCATCTCGGCCCGATGCTGGAAGAGAAGTACGGCATTCCGCGCCGCCGCCTCACCGGCCTGATGAGCCCGTGGTGCTACAAGCGGCTCGAAGCTTTCGGCGGCGATATTTCCCAGTTCCGGGTCGCAAAAATCCAGCCGTCGCGGCTACGCCAGATCGCGATCTCCAAGACCGAGCCGGGTGACGAGAACAACCAGGACATCTCCTCGCTGGTCGGCAAGGTCGACATCCGCAAGCTCGAGACCTACGCGCAGAACGATCCCGACGCCTACAGCTATTCCGGCGGCCTCAATCGCGCCAACCAGGGCATTCTTGAATTCGTCGAGATGTTCAAGGCCCCGATCAAGATGCTGCATCCGCTGCTCACTGCGACGCAGGAAGGCAATTACATCGGCACCGAGAACATCGGCGCGATTCCCTTCACCGGCGTCATCCTGGCGCACTCCAACGAGGCCGAGTGGGCGAGCTTCAAGGCCAACAAGAACAACGAAGCCTTCATCGACCGCATCTGCGTGATCAAGGTGCCGTACTGCCTCAGGGTCACCGAAGAGCAGAAGATCTACGAGAAGCTGATCCAGGGCTCCGAGCTCGCGGCCGCGCCTTGCGCCCCATCGACGCTGGAGACGCTGGCGCGGTTCTCGGTGATGTCGCGCCTGCGCAAGCACGAGAACTCCACGCTGTTCGGCAAGATGCGGGTCTATGACGGCGAGAGCCTGAAGGAATCCGATCCGAAGGCGCGCAGCGTCCAGGAATATCGCGACGCCGCCGGCGTCGACGAGGGCATGGACGGCGTCTCTACCCGCTTCGCCTTCAAGATACTGGCTGCGACCTTCAACCACGATCCGCAGGAAGTCGCCGCCGACGCCGTGCATCTGATGTACGCGCTGGAGCAGTCGATCCGCAGGGAGCAACTGCCCGAGGAAGTCGAGAAGCGCTATCTCGAATTCATCAAGGCGGAGCTGGCGCCGCGCTATGCCGAGTTCATCGGCAACGAGATCCAGAAGGCCTATCTGGAATCCTACTCGGATTACGGCCAGAACCTGTTCGACCGCTACGTCGACTATGCCGACGCCTGGATCGAGGATCAGGACTTCAAGGATCCCGACACCGGCCAGCTGCTCGATCGCGAGCTTTTGAACCAGGAACTGACGAAAATCGAGAAGCCGGCGGGGATCGCCAACCCCAAGGACTTCCGCAACGAGGTCGTCAAATTCTCGTTACGCTCGCGGGCCCAGAACGGCGGCAAGAATCCGACCTGGACCTCCTACGAGAAGATTCGCGATGTGATCGAAAAGCGGATATTCTCCCAGGTCGAGGACCTGCTTCCGGTCATTTCCTTCGGGTCGAAGAAGGACGGCGAGACGGAGAAGAAGCACGGCGAGTTCGTCGCACGCATGGTGGAGCGCGGCTACACCGAGCGTCAGGTTCGCCGGCTCGTCGAATGGTACATGCGCGTAAAGCAGGCCGGTTGA
- a CDS encoding gluconokinase, with protein sequence MAGVEAPCALIVMGVSGSGKSTVAEALGERLGWRFRDGDGFHPASNVEKMRAGHPLTDEDRWPWLNAIADEIARVCDKGEHVIIACSALKHTYRDVLLRGRDDVCFVFLKGTKELIAERLARRKGHFMPPELLTSQFNTLEPPEAGEHVITVSIDESVEAIVDGVVRQLKLGGTKR encoded by the coding sequence GTGGCGGGCGTTGAAGCACCTTGTGCGTTGATCGTGATGGGCGTGTCGGGCTCGGGCAAGAGCACGGTTGCGGAGGCGCTGGGCGAACGCCTCGGCTGGCGCTTCAGGGACGGCGACGGCTTCCACCCTGCCAGCAATGTCGAGAAGATGCGGGCCGGCCATCCGCTCACCGACGAGGACCGCTGGCCCTGGCTCAACGCCATCGCCGACGAGATTGCGCGGGTCTGCGACAAAGGCGAGCACGTCATCATTGCCTGCTCGGCGCTGAAGCACACCTATCGCGACGTACTGCTGCGTGGTCGCGACGACGTCTGCTTCGTCTTCCTGAAGGGCACGAAGGAGCTGATCGCGGAGCGCCTTGCACGCCGCAAGGGTCATTTCATGCCCCCAGAGCTATTGACGAGCCAGTTCAACACACTGGAGCCGCCGGAGGCGGGCGAGCACGTCATCACGGTCTCGATCGACGAATCCGTCGAGGCGATCGTGGACGGCGTGGTGCGGCAGTTGAAACTGGGCGGGACGAAGCGCTGA
- a CDS encoding bifunctional transaldolase/phosoglucose isomerase, with protein MNPVKELEKHGQAVWLDFLARGFIANGDLKRLIDTDGVKGVTSNPSIFEKAIGSSDEYDAPIGKALKRGDRTVADLFEAVAIEDIQNAADVLRPVYDHLKGGDGYVSLEVSPYLAMDTAGTVAEARRLWKDVDRKNLMVKVPATPEGLPAIEQLIGEGISINITLLFSKEVYLQVAEAYIAGLEKYVAGGGDPSHVASVASFFVSRIDSAVDKQLDEKIARANDPSEKERLAALKGKVAIANAKLAYQDYKRLFSGARWDKLAARGARPQRMLWASTGTKNKDYSDVLYVEELIGPDTINTVPPATLDAFRDHGKPRDSLEENIDDARRVLEELERSGISLDAITEELVKDGVKLFADAADKLYGAVAHKRATVLGPALDRQSLSLGDGLGKAVAESTEEWRASTKIRRLWQRDKSVWTGTDEDKWLGWLDSAAKADIADYEDYAGRVKGQKFSDAVVLGMGGSSLGPEVLAETFGKKSGFPKLHVLDSTDPAQVRAMEARIDIANTVFIVSSKSGGTTEPNAMKDYFHEQVAKAVGPKVKTGHRFIAVTDPGSSLEKAAKKLNYARVFHGAPSIGGRYSVLSPFGLVPAATAGIDVKTFVKHALAMARSCGPDVPPAENPGVQLGLAMGLAGLEGRDKVTILASKKIADFGAWAEQLIAESTGKEGKGLIPIEGEPLGDPSVYGNDRFFIDIRIDGEADPAHDSQLAAIEAAGHPVVRIVMKSIDHLGQEFFRFEMAVAVAGSILGINPFDQPDVEAAKIKTHELTASFEKTGALPEEEPVVSTDEADLYTDETNAAALRAAGANGDLTSWLKAHLSRSGDGDYVALLGYIARDKTTIDALQAMRLEVREKRHVATCAEFGPRFLHSTGQAYKGGPDSGVFLQITADDAKDLSVPGQKASFGIIKAAQARGDFDVLTERGRRALRVHLKGGVKKGLAALNAALNDALN; from the coding sequence ATGAATCCCGTCAAAGAACTGGAAAAGCACGGACAAGCCGTCTGGCTGGACTTCCTGGCCCGCGGCTTCATCGCCAACGGCGACCTGAAGCGACTGATCGACACCGACGGCGTCAAAGGCGTCACCTCCAATCCTTCGATCTTCGAGAAGGCGATCGGCAGCTCGGACGAGTATGACGCCCCGATCGGCAAGGCGCTGAAGCGCGGCGACCGGACCGTGGCCGACCTGTTCGAGGCCGTCGCGATCGAGGACATCCAGAACGCTGCCGACGTGCTGCGCCCGGTCTACGACCACCTCAAGGGAGGCGACGGCTATGTCAGCCTGGAAGTCTCGCCCTACCTCGCGATGGACACCGCCGGCACGGTCGCCGAGGCGCGGCGGCTCTGGAAGGACGTCGATCGCAAGAACCTGATGGTGAAGGTGCCGGCGACGCCGGAGGGCCTGCCGGCGATCGAGCAGCTCATTGGCGAGGGCATCAGCATCAACATCACGCTGCTGTTCTCCAAGGAGGTCTACCTCCAAGTGGCCGAAGCCTACATCGCCGGTCTCGAAAAATACGTCGCCGGCGGCGGTGATCCCTCGCATGTGGCGAGCGTCGCGAGCTTCTTCGTCAGCCGGATCGACTCGGCCGTCGACAAGCAGCTCGACGAGAAGATCGCCCGCGCCAACGATCCGTCCGAAAAGGAGCGGCTCGCTGCGCTCAAGGGCAAGGTCGCGATCGCCAATGCCAAGCTCGCCTATCAGGACTACAAGCGGCTGTTTTCGGGGGCGCGCTGGGACAAGCTCGCCGCCAGGGGCGCCAGGCCGCAGCGCATGCTGTGGGCCTCGACCGGCACCAAGAACAAGGACTACAGCGACGTCCTCTATGTCGAGGAGTTGATCGGCCCCGACACCATCAACACCGTGCCGCCGGCAACGCTCGATGCATTCCGCGACCACGGCAAGCCGCGCGACAGCCTGGAAGAGAATATCGATGACGCACGGCGCGTGCTGGAGGAGCTGGAGCGCTCGGGCATCTCGCTCGATGCCATCACCGAGGAGCTGGTCAAGGACGGCGTCAAGCTGTTCGCCGACGCCGCCGACAAGCTCTATGGCGCCGTCGCCCACAAGCGCGCCACCGTGCTTGGGCCCGCGCTCGACCGGCAGTCTCTCTCGCTCGGTGACGGGCTCGGCAAGGCGGTGGCTGAGAGCACCGAGGAGTGGCGTGCGTCCACCAAGATCCGCAGGCTATGGCAGCGCGACAAGTCGGTCTGGACCGGCACGGACGAGGACAAATGGCTGGGCTGGCTCGACAGCGCGGCCAAGGCCGACATCGCCGACTACGAGGATTATGCGGGCCGCGTGAAGGGCCAGAAATTCTCCGATGCCGTCGTGCTCGGCATGGGCGGATCGAGCCTCGGGCCTGAGGTGCTGGCCGAGACCTTCGGCAAGAAGTCCGGCTTCCCGAAACTGCACGTGCTGGATTCCACCGATCCGGCACAGGTGCGGGCGATGGAGGCAAGGATCGACATCGCCAACACCGTGTTCATCGTCTCCAGCAAATCAGGCGGCACCACCGAGCCGAACGCGATGAAGGACTATTTCCATGAGCAGGTGGCGAAGGCGGTCGGGCCGAAGGTGAAGACCGGCCACCGCTTCATCGCGGTGACCGATCCCGGTTCGTCGCTGGAGAAGGCTGCGAAGAAGCTCAACTACGCCCGCGTCTTCCACGGCGCGCCTTCGATCGGCGGACGCTACTCCGTGCTCTCGCCGTTCGGCCTTGTGCCGGCGGCAACGGCCGGCATCGACGTCAAGACCTTCGTCAAGCATGCGCTCGCGATGGCCCGCTCCTGCGGGCCGGACGTACCGCCAGCTGAGAACCCGGGCGTGCAACTCGGTCTTGCCATGGGCCTCGCCGGCCTCGAAGGCCGCGACAAGGTGACGATCCTCGCATCGAAGAAGATCGCCGATTTCGGCGCCTGGGCCGAGCAGCTCATCGCGGAATCGACCGGCAAGGAGGGCAAGGGCCTGATCCCGATCGAGGGCGAGCCGCTGGGCGACCCCTCGGTCTACGGCAACGACCGCTTCTTCATCGATATCCGCATCGACGGCGAGGCTGACCCCGCCCACGACTCCCAGCTTGCCGCGATCGAGGCGGCCGGCCATCCCGTGGTGCGCATCGTCATGAAGTCGATCGACCATCTCGGCCAGGAGTTCTTCCGCTTCGAGATGGCGGTGGCCGTGGCAGGCTCGATCCTCGGTATCAACCCGTTCGACCAGCCGGACGTGGAAGCGGCCAAGATCAAGACCCACGAGCTGACCGCGTCGTTCGAGAAGACCGGCGCGCTGCCGGAAGAGGAGCCGGTGGTCAGCACCGACGAGGCCGATCTCTACACGGACGAGACCAACGCGGCGGCACTGCGTGCCGCCGGCGCCAATGGCGACCTCACCTCCTGGCTGAAAGCGCATCTGTCGCGATCGGGCGATGGCGACTATGTCGCCCTGCTCGGCTACATCGCGCGTGACAAGACCACCATCGACGCACTCCAGGCCATGCGGCTCGAAGTGCGCGAGAAGCGGCATGTCGCGACCTGCGCCGAGTTCGGACCGCGCTTCCTGCACTCCACCGGGCAGGCCTACAAGGGCGGACCGGATAGCGGCGTGTTCCTCCAGATCACGGCCGACGATGCCAAGGACCTGTCGGTACCGGGCCAGAAGGCCAGTTTCGGAATCATCAAGGCGGCGCAGGCGCGGGGCGATTTCGACGTGCTCACCGAACGTGGCCGACGAGCACTGCGCGTGCATTTGAAAGGCGGGGTCAAGAAAGGTCTCGCGGCGCTCAATGCAGCGCTTAACGACGCGCTGAACTAG